Proteins from one Arthrobacter sp. Soc17.1.1.1 genomic window:
- a CDS encoding alpha/beta hydrolase: protein MNPLDWDLVDGPAPLVFAVLAGAALLWLASGPWRYLVRSVVPCLLVGAVGGLALWLGTEVVLNLWGAPQPFWFYLLGGLAIAGGALAVRRFAAFPRWWQRCLTVVAPVLIITAVAGSINAYYGSFPTLRAATGDTDIPELGTVDAPKAPGPLTTLADWSPPSDMPSTGKVYRTTIPGTASGVDAGPAYVYLPPAYLASSPAIVPVLVLIHGDPGGPQDWITGGQLPAVLDAYAAAHKGLAPIAVLPDAAASTGPTPSLCLDSNYGRAGTYLAEDVPAWVESTLGAGSHADTDRAIGGFSYGGTCSLTLAFGHPGVYPTFLDISGEDRPTIDAGQDALISNYFSGDAAAFAAQNPLDVVRTKTFPGTAGIVTVGADDSFYRPQGEEVAAALQKAGVDVQLQTVPGGHTWEAWKAGLQNNLDWLMQRYGVLPGSG from the coding sequence GTGAACCCGCTCGACTGGGATCTCGTCGACGGACCCGCGCCGCTCGTGTTCGCCGTCCTTGCCGGCGCCGCGCTCCTGTGGCTCGCCTCCGGGCCGTGGAGGTACCTGGTCCGCTCGGTGGTGCCGTGCCTGCTGGTCGGGGCGGTCGGCGGCCTGGCCCTCTGGCTCGGGACCGAGGTGGTGCTGAATCTGTGGGGCGCGCCGCAGCCCTTCTGGTTCTACCTGCTCGGCGGGCTCGCGATCGCCGGTGGGGCGCTCGCCGTCCGCAGGTTCGCGGCCTTCCCCCGCTGGTGGCAGCGGTGCCTGACCGTCGTCGCGCCCGTCCTGATCATCACCGCCGTGGCGGGGAGCATCAACGCCTACTACGGCTCCTTCCCCACCCTGCGGGCGGCGACCGGCGACACCGACATCCCCGAGCTCGGCACGGTCGACGCGCCGAAGGCCCCGGGACCGCTCACCACCCTGGCGGACTGGTCCCCGCCGTCCGACATGCCCTCGACGGGGAAGGTGTACCGGACGACGATCCCGGGAACCGCGTCCGGCGTGGACGCGGGGCCCGCGTACGTCTACCTGCCCCCGGCCTACCTCGCCTCCTCCCCCGCGATCGTCCCCGTCCTGGTGCTGATCCACGGGGACCCGGGCGGGCCGCAGGACTGGATCACCGGCGGTCAGCTCCCCGCGGTCCTGGACGCCTACGCCGCCGCGCACAAGGGGCTGGCGCCGATCGCCGTCCTGCCCGATGCCGCCGCCAGTACGGGACCGACGCCGTCCCTGTGCCTGGACAGTAACTACGGCCGCGCCGGCACCTACCTCGCGGAGGATGTGCCGGCCTGGGTGGAGTCCACGCTCGGGGCCGGCTCCCATGCGGACACCGACCGGGCGATCGGTGGGTTCTCCTACGGCGGCACCTGCTCCTTGACCCTCGCCTTCGGGCACCCCGGCGTCTACCCGACGTTCCTCGACATCTCGGGCGAGGACCGACCGACCATCGACGCCGGGCAGGACGCCCTCATCAGCAACTACTTCTCCGGCGATGCGGCCGCCTTCGCCGCGCAGAACCCGCTCGACGTCGTCAGGACCAAGACCTTCCCCGGCACGGCGGGCATCGTGACCGTCGGCGCCGACGACAGCTTCTACCGGCCGCAGGGTGAGGAGGTGGCCGCCGCGCTCCAGAAGGCCGGCGTGGACGTCCAGCTGCAGACCGTGCCCGGCGGCCACACGTGGGAGGCCTGGAAGGCGGGGCTGCAGAACAACCTGGATTGGCTGATGCAGCGCTACGGTGTCCTGCCGGGAAGCGGCTAG
- a CDS encoding bifunctional lysylphosphatidylglycerol flippase/synthetase MprF has protein sequence MSEDPQDGATPAEAGAPAKSPDRPPAPPPAQPGRLAVLAARSASARSRVAVLGRRAPLALSVLAGLWVLALGTASLPGGPPDALAPSVVFDPATVPRNPLSLLLSLAWAPDLPAYLGASLALLCLGIPAEARLGSRRFGAAVVATHLVALIGALLIGAAAAPLFPRWAADFGTTALGGPAIGVLGATMAATAGMGPLWRRRLRIVGVLLPLTLVLYNGALMSVALLVAVVAGLAAGPLLLRRPVRRPAAPSIRESRVLVALVCAAAAVGPALAALSPHATGPFAVLGFLFTAVEGATPDAVRAACGPGGAVRQCAEAQLQARAGVGGVIMSCLPTLLLLVLADGLRRGRRSAWAGTIVVQVGLALLSVHTFLAFLRHGADGELAPLLSGARPERIVADLVVPALQPVAIVVLLVLVRRLFTLRAAPGTYRSVGVRVLVALIVAAALYVGIGLAVADQFSPAATLPLLLADFPQRLLPIAVTLRIFPAFLPSDSAAIILYEWIGIAFWAVVAVLLLRSFRSVRRTGDDDDRERARVIATEHGRGSMTWMGLWPGNSYWFGGASYMPYRVISGVALTLAGPVGPPAETARALRGFAEHCHAQGWTPCFYSVTAPLADALEAVGFRRLQVAEETVLDLGDLAFTGKKFQDIRTALNQARKTGVHSEWVDTRRTPLVILDQIRSISEEWVADKSLPEMGFTLGGIDELRDPDVRCSVIIDDERTVHAVASWLPIHEDGEVTGWTLDFMRRRGSGFKHSIEVLIAQAALDLQKEGYAELSLSGAPLATAGKDADTDPLSRVLAFIGRALEPVYGFRSLFAFKSKFGPRYVPLYLCYEDPASLPAIGQAITRAYAPDVRAADVWKLLTAAPHRAKGPERASAARPAEGKAP, from the coding sequence ATGAGCGAGGACCCGCAGGACGGCGCCACCCCGGCGGAAGCCGGTGCACCCGCGAAGTCACCGGACCGGCCTCCGGCTCCCCCGCCCGCGCAGCCCGGGCGGCTCGCGGTCCTGGCAGCCCGCTCCGCGAGCGCGCGTTCCCGGGTGGCGGTCCTGGGACGCCGTGCGCCCCTGGCCCTGTCCGTCCTCGCGGGTCTCTGGGTCCTCGCGCTGGGGACGGCGTCCCTGCCCGGGGGACCACCGGATGCGCTGGCGCCCTCCGTGGTGTTCGACCCTGCGACCGTGCCCCGGAACCCCCTCTCCCTGCTGCTGTCCCTCGCCTGGGCACCGGATCTGCCCGCCTATCTCGGGGCGAGTCTCGCCCTCCTGTGCCTCGGGATCCCGGCGGAGGCACGCCTCGGCTCACGCCGCTTCGGCGCCGCCGTCGTGGCGACGCACCTCGTCGCGCTGATCGGTGCGCTCCTGATCGGCGCCGCCGCCGCCCCGCTGTTCCCGCGCTGGGCAGCGGATTTCGGCACCACGGCCCTCGGCGGTCCCGCCATCGGGGTCCTCGGCGCGACGATGGCGGCGACCGCCGGCATGGGCCCGCTGTGGCGCCGGCGCCTGCGCATCGTGGGCGTCCTCCTCCCCCTCACCCTGGTCCTCTACAACGGCGCCCTGATGTCGGTCGCCCTGCTCGTCGCCGTCGTGGCCGGGCTCGCCGCCGGACCGCTGCTGCTGCGCCGCCCCGTGCGCCGGCCCGCCGCACCGTCGATCCGCGAGTCCCGCGTGCTCGTGGCACTGGTCTGCGCCGCCGCCGCGGTCGGTCCCGCGCTCGCGGCCCTCTCGCCCCACGCGACGGGGCCGTTCGCCGTCCTCGGCTTCCTCTTCACGGCCGTCGAGGGGGCGACGCCGGACGCCGTGCGGGCCGCGTGCGGGCCCGGCGGCGCGGTGCGGCAGTGTGCCGAGGCCCAGCTGCAGGCCCGCGCGGGCGTCGGCGGCGTGATCATGTCCTGCCTCCCGACGCTGCTGCTGCTCGTCCTCGCCGACGGGCTGCGGCGTGGGCGCCGTTCCGCGTGGGCGGGGACGATCGTGGTGCAGGTCGGCCTGGCCCTGCTGTCCGTCCACACCTTCCTCGCGTTCCTGCGCCACGGTGCCGACGGCGAGCTCGCCCCGCTGCTCAGCGGCGCGCGCCCCGAGCGGATCGTCGCGGACCTCGTGGTGCCGGCACTGCAGCCCGTCGCCATCGTGGTCCTCCTCGTGCTCGTGCGGCGGCTGTTCACCCTGCGCGCGGCACCGGGGACCTACCGGTCCGTCGGCGTGCGGGTGCTGGTCGCGCTGATCGTCGCGGCTGCCCTGTACGTGGGGATCGGCCTCGCCGTCGCGGACCAGTTCAGCCCGGCGGCCACCCTGCCGCTGCTGCTGGCCGATTTCCCCCAGCGGCTGCTGCCCATCGCCGTCACCCTGCGCATCTTCCCGGCCTTCCTGCCGTCGGACAGCGCCGCGATCATCCTCTACGAGTGGATCGGCATCGCGTTCTGGGCGGTGGTCGCCGTGCTGCTCCTGCGGTCCTTCCGTTCCGTGCGGCGCACCGGGGACGACGACGACCGCGAGCGCGCACGCGTCATCGCCACCGAGCACGGGCGGGGCTCGATGACGTGGATGGGCCTCTGGCCGGGCAACTCCTACTGGTTCGGCGGCGCGTCCTACATGCCGTACCGCGTGATCTCCGGCGTCGCCCTCACCCTGGCGGGGCCGGTCGGCCCGCCGGCGGAGACGGCGCGCGCCCTGCGGGGCTTCGCGGAGCACTGCCACGCGCAGGGCTGGACGCCGTGCTTCTACTCGGTGACCGCGCCCCTGGCCGACGCACTCGAGGCCGTCGGGTTCCGGCGCCTGCAGGTGGCGGAGGAGACGGTCCTGGACCTGGGCGACCTCGCCTTCACCGGGAAGAAGTTCCAGGACATCCGGACCGCCCTCAACCAGGCGCGCAAGACCGGCGTGCACAGCGAATGGGTGGACACCCGCAGGACCCCGCTGGTGATCCTCGACCAGATCCGCAGCATCTCCGAGGAGTGGGTGGCCGACAAGTCGCTCCCGGAGATGGGGTTCACCCTCGGCGGCATCGACGAGCTGCGCGACCCCGACGTGCGGTGCTCGGTCATCATCGACGACGAGCGCACCGTCCACGCCGTCGCGTCCTGGCTGCCGATCCACGAGGACGGCGAGGTGACCGGCTGGACGCTGGACTTCATGCGGCGCCGCGGGTCCGGCTTCAAGCACAGCATCGAGGTGCTCATCGCGCAGGCGGCGCTGGACCTCCAGAAGGAGGGGTACGCCGAGCTGAGCCTGTCCGGCGCCCCCCTGGCGACGGCGGGCAAGGACGCGGACACGGATCCGCTGAGCCGGGTGCTCGCGTTCATCGGCCGGGCCCTCGAACCCGTCTACGGGTTCCGGTCCCTCTTCGCCTTCAAGTCGAAGTTCGGCCCGCGGTACGTGCCCCTGTACCTCTGCTACGAGGACCCGGCCTCCCTGCCCGCGATCGGCCAGGCCATCACGCGGGCGTACGCCCCCGACGTCCGGGCGGCCGATGTCTGGAAACTCCTCACCGCGGCACCGCACCGCGCGAAAGGCCCGGAGCGCGCGTCGGCGGCGCGTCCCGCCGAGGGGAAGGCTCCGTGA
- a CDS encoding hotdog fold thioesterase: protein MTDNRTRTDAPSTPSEDRLAELVAAGVPAEMHGWLGRYGVGALTVKMGIVFTEMSAERVVATMPVEGNQQVAGILHGGAHVVLAETLGSFAAGLHAGPGRQAVGIEVGATHHRSADSGLVTGTATAIHLGRTLTTHEVVMTDDQGRRLSTARITNMIRDARG, encoded by the coding sequence ATGACAGACAACCGCACCCGGACCGACGCCCCCTCCACCCCCTCCGAGGACCGGCTCGCCGAACTGGTGGCCGCCGGGGTCCCCGCCGAGATGCACGGCTGGCTGGGGCGCTACGGGGTGGGGGCGCTCACCGTGAAGATGGGCATCGTGTTCACCGAGATGAGCGCGGAGCGGGTGGTCGCGACGATGCCGGTCGAGGGCAATCAGCAGGTCGCCGGCATCCTCCACGGCGGCGCGCACGTCGTGCTGGCCGAGACGCTCGGCTCCTTCGCGGCAGGACTCCACGCGGGCCCCGGGCGGCAGGCCGTGGGGATCGAGGTGGGCGCCACCCACCATCGCAGTGCGGACTCCGGGCTCGTGACCGGCACCGCCACGGCCATCCACCTCGGCCGGACCCTCACGACGCACGAAGTGGTGATGACGGACGACCAGGGCCGCAGGCTCTCCACGGCCCGCATCACGAACATGATCCGCGACGCCCGCGGCTGA
- the polA gene encoding DNA polymerase I: protein MGTRLAPVSQTAKPAATLTVDTPGEAPGKAPEETSRETPPAPARRSDGSRNRLLVIDGHSMAFRAFYALPAENFSTDTGQHTNAVYGFTAMLINLIKDQKPSHVAVAFDLDTPTFRSEEYTEYKGGRNKTPEEFHGQVDLIIKVMEAMRIPTISLDGYEADDILATLAHQAAEADWDVQVVSGDRDAFQLVNDRVTVLYPKQGVTNIPQMDAQAIEEKYFVPPHQYSDLAALVGESADNLPGVPGVGPKTAAKWIKQYGGLEGILENLDKIGGKVGDSLRANIDDVKRNRRLNRLLTDLELPVDLDAMVSQHPDRPAVEDLFDALQFNTLRKRLFDLFGEEETEDEGDEQSAPAHVLLEDAEALTQWFHSTNQAQASVALATETTAGTTDIVGIAVVTGLQAAFIPLEPLDAAAEKVLGDWLSATDAPKIVHDFKAVFKLLSARGLHLAGEVDDTAISGYLIQPDRRSYDLADLAQYHLRLSITASANDSSGQQALDLGGNDVASPAVVAAYAALRLSEHFAGQLVEKGANQLLGGLELPLAEVLARMELTGVAVDLDGLDRLYDDFSKTISAAGSEAFRIIGKEINLGSPKQLQTVLFDELELPRTKKIKTGYSTDADALTDLITKTGHPFLEQLLAYRDATKLRQTVEGLRKAAGDDGRIHTTYLQTIAATGRLSSTNPNLQNIPVRSDEGRRIREVFVVGQGRDGQAFESLMTADYSQIEMRIMAHLSGDEGLISAFQEGEDLHRFVGSHIFGVAPEQVTSAMRSKVKAMSYGLVYGLSSFGLSKQLNISVDEARTLMRDYFERFGAVRDYLRGIVEQARKDGFTSTIEGRRRYLPDLSSDNRQLREMAERAALNAPIQGSAADIIKKAMLGVDDALTTRGLASRMLLQVHDELVLEIAQGEAEEVEALVREQMGSAADLTVPLDVSVGTGATWHEAAH, encoded by the coding sequence ATGGGAACTAGGCTGGCACCTGTGAGTCAAACAGCCAAGCCCGCCGCCACCCTGACCGTCGACACCCCCGGGGAGGCGCCCGGGAAGGCGCCCGAGGAGACGTCGCGGGAGACGCCCCCGGCGCCGGCCCGGCGCAGCGACGGTTCACGCAACCGGCTCCTCGTCATCGACGGTCACTCCATGGCGTTCCGTGCCTTCTACGCCCTGCCCGCCGAGAACTTCTCGACCGACACCGGCCAGCACACCAACGCGGTCTACGGGTTCACGGCGATGCTCATCAACCTCATCAAGGACCAGAAGCCGAGCCACGTCGCCGTGGCGTTCGACCTCGACACCCCGACGTTCCGCTCCGAGGAGTACACCGAGTACAAGGGTGGCCGCAACAAGACGCCCGAGGAGTTCCACGGGCAGGTGGACCTGATCATCAAGGTGATGGAGGCCATGCGGATCCCCACCATCTCCCTCGACGGCTACGAGGCGGACGACATCCTGGCGACGCTCGCCCACCAGGCGGCCGAGGCTGACTGGGACGTGCAGGTCGTCAGCGGGGACCGCGACGCCTTCCAGCTCGTCAACGACCGCGTGACGGTGCTGTACCCGAAGCAGGGCGTGACCAACATCCCGCAGATGGACGCCCAGGCCATCGAGGAGAAGTACTTCGTCCCGCCCCACCAGTACTCCGACCTCGCCGCGCTCGTGGGCGAGAGCGCCGACAACCTCCCCGGTGTGCCCGGTGTCGGACCGAAGACCGCCGCCAAGTGGATCAAGCAGTACGGCGGGCTGGAGGGCATCCTCGAGAACCTCGACAAGATCGGCGGGAAGGTCGGCGACTCGCTGCGCGCCAACATCGACGACGTCAAGCGGAACAGGCGCCTCAACCGCCTCCTGACCGACCTCGAGCTGCCTGTGGACCTCGACGCGATGGTGTCGCAGCACCCGGACCGCCCGGCCGTGGAGGACCTCTTCGACGCGCTGCAGTTCAACACGCTCCGCAAGCGCCTCTTCGACCTGTTCGGCGAGGAGGAGACCGAGGACGAGGGCGACGAGCAGAGCGCGCCCGCCCACGTGCTGCTCGAGGACGCCGAGGCGCTCACGCAGTGGTTCCACTCGACCAACCAGGCGCAGGCGTCCGTGGCCCTGGCGACGGAGACGACGGCCGGCACCACGGACATCGTCGGCATCGCGGTCGTCACCGGGCTGCAGGCCGCGTTCATCCCGCTCGAGCCGCTCGACGCGGCGGCCGAGAAGGTCCTCGGGGACTGGCTGTCCGCCACCGACGCACCGAAGATCGTCCACGACTTCAAGGCCGTGTTCAAGCTCCTGTCCGCCCGCGGTCTCCACCTGGCCGGCGAGGTCGACGACACCGCGATCTCCGGGTACCTCATCCAGCCCGACCGCCGCAGCTACGACCTCGCCGACCTCGCGCAGTACCACCTGCGCCTGTCCATCACCGCCTCGGCGAACGACTCCTCCGGGCAGCAGGCACTGGACCTCGGCGGGAACGACGTCGCCTCGCCCGCCGTCGTCGCCGCCTACGCCGCACTGCGCCTCAGCGAGCACTTCGCAGGCCAGCTCGTCGAGAAGGGCGCCAACCAGCTGCTCGGCGGGCTCGAACTGCCGCTCGCCGAGGTGCTCGCCCGCATGGAGCTCACGGGTGTGGCCGTCGACCTCGACGGACTCGACCGGCTGTACGACGACTTCTCGAAGACCATCAGCGCCGCCGGCTCCGAGGCGTTCCGGATCATCGGCAAGGAGATCAACCTCGGCTCGCCCAAGCAGCTGCAGACGGTCCTGTTCGACGAGCTCGAACTGCCGAGGACCAAGAAGATCAAGACGGGCTACTCCACCGACGCGGACGCCCTCACCGACCTGATCACCAAGACGGGCCACCCGTTCCTCGAGCAGCTCCTCGCGTACCGCGACGCCACCAAGCTGCGCCAGACCGTGGAGGGCCTCCGGAAGGCAGCGGGCGACGACGGGCGCATCCACACGACCTACCTGCAGACCATCGCGGCGACCGGGCGCCTGTCCTCGACCAACCCGAACCTGCAGAACATCCCCGTCCGCTCCGACGAGGGGCGACGCATCCGCGAGGTGTTCGTCGTCGGGCAGGGCCGGGACGGCCAGGCGTTCGAGAGCCTCATGACCGCCGACTACTCGCAGATCGAGATGCGCATCATGGCGCACCTCTCCGGCGACGAAGGGCTCATCTCCGCCTTCCAGGAGGGCGAGGACCTGCACCGGTTCGTGGGTTCGCACATCTTCGGCGTCGCGCCCGAGCAGGTCACCAGTGCCATGCGCTCGAAGGTGAAGGCGATGTCCTACGGCCTCGTGTACGGGCTGAGCTCGTTCGGGCTCTCCAAGCAGCTGAACATCTCCGTCGACGAGGCGCGCACCCTGATGCGGGACTACTTCGAGCGGTTCGGGGCGGTGCGCGACTACCTGCGCGGCATCGTGGAGCAGGCCCGCAAGGACGGCTTCACCTCGACGATCGAGGGGCGGCGCCGCTACCTGCCCGATCTCTCCAGCGACAACCGCCAGCTCCGCGAGATGGCCGAGCGCGCGGCGCTCAACGCACCCATCCAGGGATCGGCCGCCGACATCATCAAGAAGGCCATGCTCGGCGTCGACGACGCGCTGACCACGCGGGGGCTGGCCTCGCGCATGCTGCTGCAGGTGCATGACGAACTGGTCCTCGAGATCGCCCAGGGCGAGGCCGAGGAGGTCGAGGCGCTGGTCCGTGAACAGATGGGCAGCGCCGCCGACCTCACCGTGCCGCTCGATGTCTCGGTCGGAACCGGCGCCACCTGGCACGAGGCCGCGCACTAG
- a CDS encoding GNAT family N-acetyltransferase produces MSHYTPDLQTETFTVGPGEDPAPGGRFARWLDAEGIGFHDGTFDPEDVPHYLTAYQSDERVLWGVHDRAQPAEALGADQPVATYGTMVHALNVGAGQIDAHQITAVTVRTSHRRNGILRSLMMRDLREAKERGLALAILTASEATIYGRFGFGCATFTQSIEVDVRERFEVTAPRTGTTTLVAREHAVGLAERIFEGFQAATFGSVGRQYAYPRRASGAWGRERPVEDRAVRMAVHYDDAGQPAGFVSYRFAGWDSEPPTMKIVDLVASTPSAYLELWRYLGSLDLVERITWDGARLDDALPWALRDRRCYRVKGTDDVLWVRLLDVPAALGKRSYRGSGRLVLEVVDEHGLVDGSYVLTVVDGAAQVAPVDTAAAPDATLTANALGSLYLGGVRASTLADAGGLTAHADDAVSLLDALFGRAQEPYCITHF; encoded by the coding sequence GTGAGCCACTACACACCCGACCTGCAGACCGAGACCTTCACCGTCGGCCCCGGAGAGGACCCCGCACCGGGCGGGCGCTTCGCCAGGTGGCTCGACGCGGAGGGAATCGGCTTCCACGACGGGACCTTCGACCCCGAGGACGTCCCCCACTATCTGACGGCGTACCAGTCCGACGAGCGCGTGCTCTGGGGCGTCCACGACCGGGCCCAGCCCGCAGAAGCCCTCGGTGCGGACCAGCCGGTGGCCACCTACGGCACCATGGTCCACGCGCTCAACGTCGGAGCCGGGCAGATCGACGCGCACCAGATCACCGCCGTCACGGTCCGCACCAGCCACCGGCGCAACGGCATCCTCCGTTCCCTGATGATGCGGGACCTGCGCGAGGCGAAGGAGCGGGGCCTGGCGCTGGCGATCCTGACGGCCTCGGAGGCCACGATCTACGGGCGTTTCGGGTTCGGCTGCGCGACCTTCACGCAGAGCATCGAGGTGGACGTCCGGGAACGCTTCGAGGTGACGGCGCCGAGGACCGGCACCACGACGCTCGTGGCCCGCGAGCACGCCGTCGGGCTCGCGGAGAGGATCTTCGAGGGCTTCCAGGCAGCGACGTTCGGCTCCGTGGGCCGGCAGTACGCCTACCCGCGCCGCGCCTCGGGCGCCTGGGGCCGGGAGCGGCCCGTCGAGGACCGCGCCGTGCGGATGGCCGTGCACTACGACGACGCCGGGCAGCCCGCGGGGTTCGTCAGCTACCGATTCGCCGGCTGGGACTCCGAGCCCCCGACCATGAAGATCGTCGACCTCGTGGCCTCCACGCCGTCGGCCTACCTCGAACTGTGGCGCTACCTCGGCTCCCTCGACCTCGTGGAGCGCATCACCTGGGACGGCGCACGGCTCGACGACGCCCTGCCGTGGGCGCTGCGGGACAGGCGCTGCTACCGGGTCAAGGGCACCGACGACGTGCTCTGGGTCCGGCTGCTCGACGTGCCGGCCGCACTGGGGAAGCGCTCGTACCGGGGCAGCGGCCGGCTCGTGCTGGAGGTGGTGGACGAGCACGGGCTCGTCGACGGCTCCTATGTGCTGACCGTCGTCGACGGCGCGGCGCAGGTAGCACCCGTCGACACCGCCGCGGCCCCGGACGCCACCCTGACGGCCAACGCGCTCGGCTCGCTGTACCTCGGGGGAGTGCGCGCCTCCACGCTGGCCGACGCCGGCGGTCTGACGGCCCACGCCGACGACGCCGTGAGCCTGCTCGACGCCCTCTTCGGCCGGGCCCAGGAGCCCTACTGCATCACCCACTTCTAG
- the rpsA gene encoding 30S ribosomal protein S1 translates to MTITTTEKQGAPVVAINDIGTAEDFLAAIDATIKYFNDGDLVEGTVVKVDRDEVLLDIGYKTEGVIPSRELSIKHDVDPGDVVSVGDQVEALVLTKEDKEGRLILSKKRAQYERAWGDIEKVKEEDGVVTGTVIEVVKGGLILDIGLRGFLPASLVEMRRVRDLAPYIGQQIEAKIIELDKNRNNVVLSRRAWLEQTQSEVRSTFLNKLEKGQVRPGVVSSIVNFGAFVDLGGVDGLVHVSELSWKHIDHPSEVVEVGQEVTVEVLEVDLDRERVSLSLKATQEDPWQTFARTHALGQVVPGKVTKLVPFGAFVRVEDGIEGLVHISELAVRHVELAEQVVSVGDELFVKVIDIDLERRRISLSLKQANEGVDADSTEFDPALYGMAAEYDEEGNYKYPEGFDPESNEWLEGYETQRAAWEAQYAEAQSRWESHKKQVVQHASDDAAAANEPVESNSTSYSSEPVATDSGSGTLASDEALAALREKLTGA, encoded by the coding sequence ATGACCATCACCACCACCGAGAAGCAAGGTGCCCCCGTAGTCGCGATCAACGACATCGGCACCGCTGAGGACTTCCTCGCAGCGATCGACGCCACCATCAAGTACTTCAACGACGGAGATCTCGTCGAGGGTACGGTCGTCAAGGTCGACCGCGACGAGGTCCTGCTCGACATCGGTTACAAGACCGAGGGTGTCATTCCTTCCCGCGAGCTGTCCATCAAGCACGACGTCGATCCCGGGGACGTCGTCTCCGTGGGCGATCAGGTCGAGGCTCTGGTGCTCACCAAGGAAGACAAAGAAGGCCGCCTGATCCTCTCCAAGAAGCGCGCTCAGTACGAGCGTGCCTGGGGCGACATCGAGAAGGTCAAGGAAGAGGACGGCGTCGTCACCGGCACCGTCATCGAGGTCGTCAAGGGTGGCCTCATCCTGGACATCGGCCTGCGCGGCTTCCTGCCCGCGTCCCTCGTCGAGATGCGTCGCGTCCGCGACCTGGCTCCGTACATCGGCCAGCAGATCGAAGCGAAGATCATCGAGCTCGACAAGAACCGCAACAACGTCGTGCTGTCGCGTCGTGCGTGGCTCGAGCAGACGCAGTCCGAGGTGCGCTCCACGTTCCTCAACAAGCTCGAGAAGGGCCAGGTCCGTCCGGGCGTCGTCTCCTCGATCGTCAACTTCGGTGCGTTCGTGGACCTCGGCGGCGTCGACGGTCTCGTGCACGTCTCCGAGCTCTCCTGGAAGCACATCGACCACCCCTCCGAGGTCGTCGAGGTCGGTCAGGAAGTCACCGTGGAGGTCCTCGAGGTCGATCTCGACCGCGAGCGCGTCTCCCTCTCGCTCAAGGCGACGCAGGAAGATCCCTGGCAGACCTTCGCCCGCACGCACGCCCTGGGTCAGGTTGTTCCCGGCAAGGTCACCAAGCTCGTGCCCTTCGGCGCGTTCGTCCGCGTCGAGGACGGCATCGAAGGCCTCGTGCACATCTCGGAGCTGGCCGTCCGCCACGTGGAACTGGCCGAGCAGGTCGTCTCCGTGGGTGACGAGCTCTTCGTCAAGGTCATCGACATCGACCTCGAGCGCCGCCGCATCTCCCTCAGCCTCAAGCAGGCCAACGAGGGCGTCGACGCGGACAGCACCGAGTTCGACCCCGCGCTCTACGGCATGGCCGCCGAGTACGACGAAGAGGGCAACTACAAGTACCCCGAGGGCTTCGACCCCGAGTCGAACGAATGGCTCGAGGGCTACGAGACGCAGCGCGCCGCCTGGGAGGCCCAGTACGCCGAGGCACAGTCCCGCTGGGAGTCGCACAAGAAGCAGGTCGTGCAGCACGCGTCCGACGACGCCGCCGCAGCGAACGAGCCCGTCGAGTCGAACTCGACGAGCTACTCGTCCGAGCCCGTCGCCACGGACTCCGGTTCGGGCACGCTCGCTTCCGACGAGGCTCTCGCCGCACTGCGCGAGAAGCTGACCGGAGCGTAA